GATCTAAGAAAGGTGCGACATTTTAGACACTACTCATGATACACGATGGACTTGTATATTAGACATTACACAACAAAGCCTTCAATCAGACGGTTTTTGTACTGAAAACTTAAGGAtgtggggaggaaaagggaatgAGATAGAAAAATAACTTGTGTCAACAGTGAAATTATCTCTGTTACATTAATGCTtactttactcttttttttttttctaattctgcagaaacaaaataagagCTTTAATTTACTGTTTATTAAAAGGCATTGTTTTACTGtgtattaaaaatgagaatttctgtgaatgaaaaaaatatcattccAGGCTTCTGGCTGCATTTGCTTCTTCTGCTGTACAGGTTCATTTGAATTGAACAAATCTGAAATGGGTGGGCATAGCTCTTAGGAGCAAGGGCTTATCTCAGAAACAATTCAAAGACAATTTTAAACAGCTATATAAGGTTGTGTCAGTTCTTCGTACTAAGCTTATTCAGTCAAGCACTTTGTAGCTCAAAAAGAGCATAAACAAAGGATATTCAGTTTTCCAAAAGCATAATTGTTCATGTGAGGAGCACTAGGATGTTTATCAATCTTGCTGCAAGAGCCTACCTATTGCTCCCCAGGTCTCCCCAAATCCTTTTCAGTCCCACAGCTGGGGGGAGGTACCTTATGAAATGAAAGCCTCTAAAACCTCTGAACTTCACAGAAGGGGCTGGCTGTACTCTACATACTGAATGGTTACTGAAGAACTTCAGCATATTTGGCAGGacctgttttttaaacactcaAGATGATACAATTTCAGAATGCTCATTCCCACCTGTTACAAAGCGCCTTTGGATCTGCAGGCAGGCTCAATAAAATCAGCTGGAAAATATCTATTTGTAAACAGATACCAGCACATAGAGAAATAGTGGAGAGGCAGGTAGGACAGAACAAAGGGTGTCTACAGTCTAATTCTAGTTTCCCCACTCGTTTCTGAATCAGTTTTAGCAGTCCTAGAGCAAAGATTAGAGCTTATATTCATCGAGAACAGGTGCCCTCATAATATGCTCTTCTCCCCTGAAATGGAAACAAGGAACTTTCAAAACACTCGACTTCTAGAGCTGGATAATGCAGCTCTGGTAACGTGTCCCAGACAACTATTCAGACCATTGCTCCCACTTCATCGTGACACTGTGCTAAGACTTACTTTTAGTATACTCTGCAAAACCATCCTTCCCAAGTTCCAGTatcattttctgcttccatCTTTCTAGGTAAAAGGCTTGCTGCGGAGGGATGGTCTGTTGAAGGATACGGGTAACActgggtatttttgttttttgtaaagCAATTTTCATGGGAAGGCTGGAATCGCTGTCAAGAAGTGGAGCTCTCTTGTTGGGGTTTATGAGAGGAACCCAGTTCTTGGGAGTGTTTGTTTCAGCTTCATTTGGAGCTGCGTGTTTAAGTGGTTGTCCATATAACAAACCGTCTTCTTCAAGTATTGTCTCTGGTGTTTGGGCACTGGCTTTGTAAGATGTAACAGAATAGACCAagctgttgtatttttcttgatCAACTTGTTCATAACcgttcacttttttctttttgctataaAGACAAGCAGAGGTAGCCAGACACATGTATGGGAACTGCTTTTTGCAATATCGTAGTCGAAAAATCATTTCCAGTCTCTCGGGTTTCCTGGACAGTAGCTGTAGGAAATTCATTCTGACAAGAAGCATTTGTGACTAGTTAAcagttctcttccttttgttagGAGCAGTCTGTACGATACCAAAATCCGCccctgtagaaaaataaatcagttattTTCAGAGTCATAAAACACCATCAACCATTTTGTCCTTTGCCAAATAAAGAACTACTACGGTCATAAAGTGCCTTCATGCACTTTATACCACCAAAATTTAGataaacaatacaaaaacaaaaaacctgtaACTAATGAAAGAGGAAACGATCCTGAGAAGAACCAGCGCTGGCTGGCAGAATCTGaaacagcaaacacaaagaTGCCGCAAGTAGCAAAAACTGCAGAAGATGCTCTTACAGCAACAGTATCAGAACTGTCAGGAAAGGAAACACACAAACTGATCTGTAACAAACCACCCCCAAAAGTAAGAGAGGggaataagaaacaaacaaacaaacaaccctttGTAGAGGAGAATGAAGCAAACCCATTGACGTGAGACAGTAAGTGCGATTAAGTTCACAGCGCATGCTGAAATTGGGAGTCTTGAGACTGGGAAAGCCAGAGAGAAATCAGACACGTTGCAAGTACCTTCAGAcgtaaataaatcttttaaagaccagagtaaaacaaaaattatttttccaaaagaagtTTCAACCATAGTTACGTTCTAAGACACTtaggaagttttaaaacaaacccaGTATACCATAATTATTGTTCATGGCATAGctttcaaaactattttataaCTCCAATGCTAAGTCCCATGGAAGTCTATGAACACGGCTAAAACAAACACGTGAACTGTGGCATTTAAATCAACGCTAAACAACTGCAGAATTGAGGCCTTTTCTCCTACTGAAAGTTATCTGCCTACCACTACAAAGTTCCCTTCCATCCATCCTCTGCAAAAGAATACACACAACACACATCGCCAGTCAACAtcagcattttgctttggaCAATACTTTTAACAgtactctctttttctttccccccccacAGTTCTTACACAGCACTTCATACACTGCCCAAAACGTaggcagcacagaagacaaataAGTGATAGGAGGAGTTATTTTGCATGGACAGATCCTGAACTCACGCAGAACTGCAGGGACACCAGAGTGTGGGTGCAGGCATCTGTCACACAGAACAACTTGCAAAGTGGGGCGAtaccagctgcagctgtttaGATCAAGGAACCTTGTAACAAAAGGGTGAGACCTTGGATTCTGGTTCCATAAATATTGTTCTTCACTTGTGAAGGACAAAACCTGCCAGCTGTAGAAGTTTAATCAGCAGTAGGCAGA
The Cygnus olor isolate bCygOlo1 chromosome 3, bCygOlo1.pri.v2, whole genome shotgun sequence genome window above contains:
- the MGME1 gene encoding mitochondrial genome maintenance exonuclease 1, with product MLLVRMNFLQLLSRKPERLEMIFRLRYCKKQFPYMCLATSACLYSKKKKVNGYEQVDQEKYNSLVYSVTSYKASAQTPETILEEDGLLYGQPLKHAAPNEAETNTPKNWVPLINPNKRAPLLDSDSSLPMKIALQKTKIPSVTRILQQTIPPQQAFYLERWKQKMILELGKDGFAEYTKNLFIQGELFHAALESMFLPEDLATKEQGEDTAISGYLTSVQHVLKDISEVKVLESAVQHETLQYLGLVDCVAKYRGQLCVIDWKTSEKLKPSLKNTFDNPLQVAAYVGAINHDANYDFQVSCGLIVVAYKNGCPAHPHFMDPDLCSQYWSKWLLRLEEYMDRN